A genomic stretch from Coriobacteriia bacterium includes:
- a CDS encoding stress protein, with amino-acid sequence MTDDGINNSQAPEPFAPVPPSVPPAAVPPTAAVAPLVPPYAAAPVPTH; translated from the coding sequence GGAATCAACAACTCCCAGGCTCCCGAGCCGTTCGCGCCCGTACCGCCGAGCGTGCCCCCCGCGGCGGTCCCGCCAACGGCCGCGGTCGCGCCGCTGGTGCCGCCGTACGCGGCTGCACCCGTGCCCACCCACG